A genomic region of Thermodesulfovibrio aggregans contains the following coding sequences:
- a CDS encoding glucose-6-phosphate isomerase yields MVKLDFSNILYEQIGDNGLSASEVESTAKKAISLFSEMPYKELEFLDIYRQDLTMIKELAKKARDYEYFILLGIGGSALGPKVIVESLSPMHNLKRKPKIFIYDNVDPVTFKNIIETVDLNRTLINVVSKSGATSETLASFLILWKLIRDRKLEVNEHFVFTTDPEKGNLRIIANEYEIPCLSIPKNVVGRYSVLSPVGLFLLEILGIKSEEMLEGARDISERALKTSLQENSMAVTASSLYLMDKLKGRKVVVFLPYSDRLKTLSEWFCQLWAESLGKEGNGTTPYPSLGTTDQHSQLQLWMEGPEDKVILFVCVERHGYQEEIPEEFHDLEGLRFLGGHTLEELINTEQLATEMALTMNKKPNLKLILPKIDPYRIGQIFQYLQVVTAMAGLLYGVNPFNQPGVELGKRLTYGALGKRGFETEGEEIKTYLKKPRFII; encoded by the coding sequence GTGGTTAAATTAGATTTTTCCAATATTTTATATGAACAGATAGGAGACAATGGGCTTTCTGCTTCTGAGGTTGAGTCTACTGCTAAAAAGGCAATAAGTTTATTTTCAGAAATGCCATATAAAGAACTTGAATTTTTGGATATATACAGGCAAGACCTAACCATGATTAAAGAGCTTGCTAAAAAAGCAAGAGATTATGAATATTTTATACTTCTTGGAATAGGAGGAAGTGCACTTGGTCCTAAGGTTATAGTTGAATCACTCAGCCCCATGCATAATCTTAAGAGAAAACCTAAGATTTTTATTTATGATAATGTTGATCCTGTAACATTTAAAAACATTATTGAAACAGTTGATTTAAATAGAACTCTTATAAATGTTGTATCAAAGTCTGGAGCTACTTCAGAAACTTTAGCCTCCTTTTTGATTCTCTGGAAACTAATAAGAGACAGAAAACTTGAAGTAAATGAGCACTTTGTATTTACCACAGACCCAGAAAAAGGGAATTTAAGAATAATTGCTAATGAGTATGAAATACCCTGTCTTTCAATTCCAAAAAATGTTGTTGGAAGATACTCTGTTCTTTCTCCTGTTGGTCTATTTTTACTCGAAATTCTTGGGATTAAGAGTGAAGAAATGCTGGAAGGTGCAAGAGATATCTCAGAAAGGGCTTTAAAGACCTCATTACAGGAAAATTCAATGGCTGTTACCGCATCGTCCTTATATTTAATGGACAAACTTAAAGGAAGAAAAGTGGTTGTTTTTCTTCCTTACTCTGATAGACTCAAAACACTTTCAGAGTGGTTCTGTCAGCTCTGGGCAGAAAGCCTTGGCAAAGAAGGAAATGGAACCACCCCCTATCCTTCATTAGGGACAACAGACCAGCACTCTCAACTCCAGTTATGGATGGAAGGTCCTGAAGACAAGGTTATCCTCTTTGTCTGTGTTGAGAGGCATGGATATCAGGAAGAGATTCCCGAGGAGTTCCATGATCTGGAAGGTTTAAGATTTCTTGGTGGACATACTCTTGAGGAACTTATCAATACAGAACAGCTTGCCACAGAAATGGCTTTAACAATGAATAAAAAACCAAATCTTAAACTAATCCTTCCAAAGATTGATCCTTATAGAATTGGTCAGATTTTTCAGTATCTACAGGTTGTAACTGCAATGGCAGGGCTTCTTTACGGAGTTAATCCTTTCAATCAGCCAGGAGTTGAGCTTGGCAAAAGACTCACATACGGAGCTCTTGGTAAAAGAGGATTTGAGACAGAAGGAGAGGAAATTAAAACCTATTTAAAAAAGCCGAGATTCATAATTTAG
- a CDS encoding thermonuclease family protein, with product MQYYYTKNFIGLGTVLALVFFIFTTACAKKDVEYYKVTEINDGDTVTIITGGFLGFFVKTERVRLIGIDAPELAQEPWGRRAKNHLRKLIKESDWQVKIELDVQHRDRYGRILAYLWDKQGRMLNYMMVRDGYAVIYTVPPNVKYAEWLLQAQRLAREEKKGIWGKDGLTEAPSEWRKKHPRD from the coding sequence ATGCAATACTATTATACTAAAAATTTCATAGGACTCGGGACTGTCCTTGCTCTGGTCTTTTTCATTTTTACCACTGCCTGTGCAAAAAAGGATGTTGAATACTATAAAGTCACTGAAATCAATGATGGTGACACTGTTACCATCATTACAGGTGGTTTTTTAGGATTTTTTGTTAAAACTGAAAGAGTTCGCCTTATTGGAATAGATGCACCAGAACTTGCACAGGAACCCTGGGGAAGAAGGGCTAAAAATCATCTAAGAAAACTTATTAAGGAAAGTGACTGGCAGGTAAAAATTGAGCTTGATGTTCAACACAGAGACAGATATGGAAGAATTCTCGCATATCTTTGGGATAAACAGGGAAGAATGCTCAACTATATGATGGTAAGAGATGGATATGCTGTTATTTATACAGTTCCACCAAATGTTAAGTATGCTGAATGGCTTTTACAGGCACAAAGATTAGCAAGAGAGGAGAAAAAAGGAATATGGGGCAAAGATGGACTCACAGAGGCTCCTTCAGAGTGGAGGAAGAAGCATCCAAGAGACTAA
- a CDS encoding shikimate kinase translates to MKNIVLIGFMGTGKSSVGKILSEKLGFKFIDVDEVIEKTTGMKISEIFSRFGEPRFRDIESEVINLITKKDSQVIATGGGVVLREENMKKLKENGVIFCLKASENVIFERVKGCKDRPLLQVENPEERIKELLNRRKPLYEKADFCIDTEGLTPEQVAEKIIERLRDGET, encoded by the coding sequence ATGAAAAACATTGTTCTCATAGGATTCATGGGCACAGGGAAGAGCTCGGTTGGGAAAATTCTGTCAGAAAAGCTTGGTTTTAAGTTCATTGATGTTGATGAAGTTATTGAAAAAACCACAGGAATGAAAATAAGTGAGATATTTTCAAGATTTGGAGAGCCTCGTTTCAGAGACATTGAATCAGAAGTTATAAATCTCATAACCAAAAAAGACTCACAGGTTATTGCCACTGGAGGTGGAGTTGTATTAAGAGAAGAGAATATGAAAAAGCTTAAAGAAAATGGAGTGATTTTTTGCCTTAAAGCTTCAGAAAATGTTATTTTTGAGAGAGTGAAAGGTTGTAAAGACAGACCTTTACTGCAGGTTGAAAATCCTGAGGAAAGGATAAAGGAACTTCTTAACAGAAGAAAACCTCTTTACGAAAAAGCAGATTTTTGCATTGACACCGAAGGATTAACTCCTGAGCAGGTGGCAGAAAAAATAATTGAGAGGTTGAGAGATGGAGAAACTTAG
- the aroB gene encoding 3-dehydroquinate synthase: MEKLRVELGERSYEVLIDRGNIPLIGERLLRFSIGKKVALISNPKIFELYGEKVTSSLKKEGFDPYVVLIPDGELYKDYFWAYHIITRLLESGFDRKSCLIALGGGVIGDITGFVASIYMRGIPYIQIPTTLLAQVDSSVGGKTAVNHPLGKNMIGSFWQPSLVWIDVDTLDTLPEREFISGLAEVIKYGIIWDNEFFELLDKNKEKILRKEKEILIQIIKRACEIKAEVVSKDERESSLRAILNYGHTIGHAIETLTGYSSYLHGEAISIGMVYEAKLSSILGFLDRESLERIKNILKNFGLPINLPLNMDFSAMIKTILLDKKNIEGKLRMVFPEAIGKMKINFEISEEDLKKVLNE; encoded by the coding sequence ATGGAGAAACTTAGAGTTGAACTTGGTGAACGAAGCTATGAAGTTCTCATTGACAGAGGGAACATCCCTTTAATTGGAGAGAGATTACTCAGATTCTCTATAGGAAAGAAGGTAGCTCTGATCAGCAATCCAAAGATTTTTGAGCTTTATGGCGAAAAAGTAACATCTTCCCTAAAAAAAGAAGGCTTTGATCCTTATGTAGTTTTAATTCCCGATGGAGAGCTTTACAAAGACTATTTCTGGGCATATCATATTATAACCAGACTTCTTGAATCAGGATTTGACAGAAAATCCTGTCTGATTGCTTTAGGAGGAGGAGTTATTGGAGATATAACAGGCTTTGTTGCTTCCATATACATGAGAGGGATACCTTATATTCAGATACCTACAACCTTGCTTGCTCAAGTTGACAGTTCAGTTGGAGGAAAGACAGCTGTTAATCATCCTCTTGGCAAAAACATGATTGGTAGTTTCTGGCAACCTTCTCTGGTATGGATTGATGTTGACACTCTTGATACTTTACCAGAAAGAGAGTTTATTTCAGGACTGGCTGAGGTTATAAAATACGGTATTATATGGGATAACGAGTTTTTTGAGTTACTTGATAAAAACAAAGAAAAAATTTTAAGAAAAGAAAAGGAAATACTAATTCAGATAATAAAAAGAGCCTGTGAAATTAAAGCAGAGGTTGTATCAAAGGATGAAAGAGAAAGCAGCTTGAGAGCTATATTAAATTATGGACATACCATAGGACACGCCATTGAAACTCTGACAGGTTACAGTAGTTATCTTCATGGAGAGGCAATTTCAATTGGAATGGTTTATGAGGCCAAACTTAGTAGCATTCTTGGTTTTCTTGACAGGGAAAGTCTGGAAAGAATAAAGAATATTTTGAAAAACTTCGGGTTACCCATAAATCTACCCCTTAATATGGATTTCTCAGCCATGATAAAAACCATTTTGCTTGATAAAAAGAACATTGAAGGCAAGCTGAGAATGGTCTTTCCAGAGGCAATAGGCAAAATGAAAATAAACTTTGAAATATCAGAGGAAGATTTAAAAAAGGTTTTAAATGAATGA
- a CDS encoding response regulator encodes MNEKILIVEDEKEIADLIAYTLKKEKFDVSVALDGETALKKLRENFFDLVILDLMLPKIQGLEICKIIRNNPEMQKTGIIIVTAKGEELDKITGLEAGADDYITKPFSPKELLARTKAVLRRTIRAHSEQKIIKIKEMVIDKEKYLVTVKGQPKRLSATEFKLLLYLAERPNKIFNRDHLLDAVWGQDIYVDARTVDVHIRRLRLKIEDDPDNPEYIKTLRGVGYYIED; translated from the coding sequence ATGAATGAAAAAATTTTAATTGTTGAGGACGAAAAGGAGATCGCTGATTTAATAGCTTACACTCTTAAAAAGGAAAAATTTGATGTCTCAGTAGCTCTTGATGGTGAGACAGCTTTAAAGAAACTGAGAGAGAATTTCTTTGACCTTGTGATTCTTGACCTCATGTTACCCAAGATTCAGGGGCTTGAGATATGCAAAATTATTAGAAATAACCCAGAGATGCAGAAAACAGGAATAATAATTGTAACCGCAAAAGGTGAAGAGCTTGACAAAATCACAGGACTGGAAGCAGGAGCAGACGACTACATTACAAAGCCTTTCAGTCCAAAAGAGCTTTTGGCAAGAACAAAAGCAGTTTTAAGAAGAACAATCCGAGCACATTCTGAGCAGAAAATTATAAAAATAAAAGAAATGGTAATAGATAAGGAAAAATATCTGGTAACAGTAAAAGGTCAGCCAAAAAGACTTTCAGCAACTGAGTTTAAGCTTCTTTTATACCTTGCAGAAAGACCAAATAAAATTTTTAACAGAGACCATCTTCTTGATGCTGTATGGGGACAGGATATTTATGTAGATGCAAGAACCGTTGATGTCCATATAAGAAGACTTCGTTTGAAAATTGAAGATGATCCAGATAATCCAGAATATATAAAGACTCTTCGCGGAGTTGGTTACTATATTGAGGATTAA
- a CDS encoding sensor histidine kinase has product MIVELLIFLIFILILIILILSAKIKTLYQKIQELQTNRDIYEIPQIKSPQSFETILKSITDGLLIINPKGYIMLANQSFRDILKIDESPEGKQVIEVVRNIDLINLISSVMSKKQDLAEEIEIKKAGKDIYILAKAMPVFDSEGNVLFLIILLHDITRLKQLENVRRDFVANVSHELKTPVTAIKGYAETLLDGALDDKENAIKFVEIIKNQAERLNALVEDLLTLSRIEFGDIKIEKEKVMLESLVDSVFEIFKEKAEKKGIILEKEIPPKTFIYADKNRFIQILINLIDNSIKFTEKGYVKVRFFKENDREFISVEDTGIGIPKEHLHRIGERFYRVDKARSRQLGGTGLGLAIVKHLVLAHGWQLNIESEVNKGTKVKILISENN; this is encoded by the coding sequence ATGATAGTGGAATTATTAATTTTTCTGATTTTTATTTTAATTCTTATAATTTTGATACTTTCAGCGAAAATAAAAACCCTTTATCAAAAGATACAGGAGTTACAGACCAATAGAGATATTTACGAAATTCCTCAAATCAAGTCACCTCAAAGTTTTGAAACAATCTTAAAGTCAATAACAGATGGTCTTCTCATTATTAATCCAAAGGGATACATAATGCTTGCTAATCAAAGCTTTAGGGATATTTTAAAGATAGATGAATCTCCAGAAGGTAAGCAGGTTATTGAAGTTGTGAGAAATATAGATTTAATAAATCTGATTAGTTCAGTTATGAGTAAAAAGCAGGACCTGGCAGAGGAAATAGAAATTAAAAAAGCAGGAAAGGATATCTATATTCTTGCTAAAGCTATGCCTGTATTTGACTCAGAAGGTAATGTTCTATTCTTAATAATTCTTCTTCATGACATAACAAGACTTAAACAACTTGAAAATGTCAGAAGAGATTTTGTTGCCAATGTTTCCCATGAACTCAAAACTCCTGTTACTGCTATAAAAGGCTATGCGGAAACTCTTCTTGACGGAGCTCTTGATGACAAGGAAAATGCAATAAAATTTGTTGAAATCATAAAAAACCAGGCAGAAAGACTCAATGCACTTGTAGAAGATTTATTAACTTTATCGAGGATAGAGTTTGGAGATATAAAGATTGAAAAAGAAAAAGTAATGCTTGAGAGCTTAGTAGATTCAGTTTTTGAGATTTTTAAAGAAAAAGCAGAGAAAAAAGGAATTATTTTAGAAAAGGAGATTCCACCAAAGACTTTTATCTACGCAGATAAAAACAGATTTATTCAAATACTAATAAATCTTATAGATAATTCTATCAAATTTACTGAAAAAGGCTATGTAAAAGTAAGATTTTTCAAGGAGAATGACAGAGAGTTTATTTCAGTAGAAGATACAGGAATAGGAATCCCTAAAGAACATCTTCATAGAATAGGAGAAAGATTTTACAGGGTTGACAAAGCCCGTTCAAGACAGCTTGGTGGAACAGGGCTTGGACTGGCAATAGTTAAACATCTTGTTTTAGCTCATGGCTGGCAGCTTAACATTGAAAGCGAGGTTAATAAGGGAACAAAGGTAAAAATTTTGATCTCTGAAAATAATTAA
- a CDS encoding hydrogenase small subunit: MERETIYEGLVRKGVSRRDFLKFCASTAAVLGLSSSFVPKIAEAMEKKEKPVVVWLHFQDCTGCSESVLRATKPTIGQIVLDVVSLEYHETIMAAAGHQAEKSLHDAIKKYKGKYLVVVEGAIPTKDGGLYCCIGGRAAVDILKEVAKDAAAIIAIGTCATYGGIPAAKPNPTGAVGVRDIIKDKPVINLPGCPLNVENFTATVVYFLTFGKLPKTDNLGRPLFAHGILIHENCERRGHFDTGEFAKSWGDKGHRLGWCLYELGCKGPFAYHNCPTIRWNDGTSWPVMAGHPCVACSEPKFWDANAPFYAGVENKDGFFAKASKIGLGAMAVAGLTKKENKE; encoded by the coding sequence ATGGAAAGAGAAACAATCTATGAAGGATTGGTACGTAAAGGGGTTTCAAGAAGAGATTTCCTTAAATTTTGCGCTTCTACCGCAGCAGTTTTAGGACTTTCCTCTTCATTTGTTCCAAAGATCGCAGAGGCAATGGAGAAAAAGGAAAAACCTGTTGTTGTCTGGCTACACTTTCAGGACTGCACAGGATGCTCTGAAAGTGTGCTCAGGGCAACAAAACCAACAATTGGTCAGATTGTTCTTGATGTGGTATCCCTTGAATACCATGAAACAATCATGGCAGCTGCAGGACATCAGGCTGAAAAATCCCTTCATGATGCAATCAAAAAATACAAGGGTAAATACCTTGTGGTTGTAGAGGGAGCTATTCCCACAAAAGATGGAGGACTTTACTGTTGCATCGGCGGCAGGGCAGCTGTTGATATTCTTAAAGAAGTGGCAAAGGACGCAGCAGCAATCATTGCTATAGGAACCTGTGCAACCTATGGTGGAATTCCAGCAGCAAAACCAAATCCAACAGGTGCTGTTGGTGTAAGAGACATTATTAAGGATAAACCAGTAATTAATCTTCCAGGTTGTCCACTTAATGTGGAAAACTTTACTGCCACAGTAGTTTACTTCCTTACCTTTGGAAAACTTCCCAAGACAGACAATCTTGGAAGACCTCTCTTTGCCCATGGAATACTTATTCATGAGAACTGTGAAAGAAGAGGACATTTTGATACCGGTGAGTTTGCAAAATCATGGGGTGATAAAGGTCACAGGCTTGGCTGGTGCCTCTATGAATTGGGCTGTAAAGGTCCTTTTGCCTATCACAACTGTCCAACTATAAGATGGAATGATGGTACAAGCTGGCCTGTTATGGCTGGACATCCCTGTGTAGCCTGTTCTGAGCCAAAATTCTGGGATGCTAATGCTCCATTCTATGCAGGAGTTGAAAATAAAGATGGCTTTTTTGCAAAGGCATCCAAGATTGGACTTGGTGCCATGGCAGTAGCCGGATTAACCAAAAAAGAAAATAAGGAATAA
- a CDS encoding nickel-dependent hydrogenase large subunit — protein sequence MARLVIDPVTRIEGHLRCEAVVSDGKVKDAYSSCTMWRGIEIILKGRDPREAWVFVQRLCGVCTTVHAIASIRAVEDALKIKVPRNADLIRNLIMGNQCVQDHVIHFYHLHALDWVDVVSALKADPAKTSELAKSISSWPNNSTTYFKAVQDKLKAFVERGQLGIFSNGYWGHPAYKLPPEANLLAVAHYLEALDWQKEVIKMMAILGAKNPHPQTFLVGGMAIPIDPDSQNAINAGTIAALNKYADMGIEFVEKVYIPDLLAIASFYKDWANYGGNVNFLACGEYPEANGKLWLPAGVIKNKNLKEVYPLDHKKILEYVTRSYYTYSKGDKVGLHPWDGETTPNYTGPKPPYEYLNVDGKYSWGKAPRYEELPMEVGPLARVLVAYASGHKEVKEVADMVMKKLGVGPEALFSTLGRTAARGIIALVTAYKIKDFISELAANIKNGDYKIANTEKWDPKTWPAEAKGMGWHDAPRGALSHYIVIKNKKIENYQMVVPSTWNLSPRDHKGVRGPVEEALVGTPVADSKQPLELLRTIHSFDPCMACGMHMIEVREE from the coding sequence ATGGCAAGATTAGTAATTGATCCAGTAACAAGAATTGAAGGACATTTAAGATGTGAAGCAGTTGTCTCCGATGGTAAAGTAAAAGACGCCTATTCATCCTGCACAATGTGGCGTGGAATAGAAATAATACTTAAAGGAAGAGACCCAAGAGAAGCATGGGTTTTTGTACAGAGACTTTGCGGTGTCTGCACTACTGTTCATGCAATTGCATCAATTAGAGCAGTAGAGGATGCTTTAAAAATCAAAGTTCCAAGAAACGCTGACCTTATTAGAAATCTCATAATGGGAAATCAATGTGTACAGGACCATGTGATTCATTTTTATCACCTCCATGCTCTTGACTGGGTTGATGTGGTCTCAGCATTAAAGGCAGACCCTGCAAAAACATCAGAACTTGCAAAAAGTATATCTTCATGGCCCAATAATTCAACAACCTACTTCAAGGCTGTTCAGGACAAGCTTAAAGCTTTTGTAGAGAGAGGACAGCTTGGAATATTTAGCAATGGATACTGGGGACATCCAGCTTATAAACTTCCGCCAGAGGCAAACCTGCTTGCTGTAGCCCATTATCTTGAAGCTCTTGACTGGCAAAAAGAAGTAATAAAGATGATGGCAATACTTGGTGCCAAAAATCCACATCCCCAGACCTTCCTTGTTGGTGGAATGGCAATTCCTATTGACCCAGATAGCCAGAATGCAATTAATGCTGGAACAATTGCTGCTCTTAATAAATACGCTGATATGGGAATCGAGTTTGTAGAGAAAGTATATATACCAGACCTTCTTGCTATTGCTTCATTCTACAAAGACTGGGCAAATTATGGTGGAAATGTGAATTTCCTCGCCTGCGGTGAATATCCAGAGGCAAATGGAAAACTCTGGTTACCAGCTGGAGTTATCAAGAATAAGAACCTCAAAGAAGTATACCCACTTGACCACAAAAAGATTCTGGAATATGTAACTCGTTCCTACTATACCTATTCAAAAGGAGACAAAGTAGGACTTCATCCATGGGATGGCGAGACCACACCAAATTATACAGGTCCAAAGCCACCCTATGAATACCTCAATGTAGACGGTAAATACAGCTGGGGTAAAGCACCAAGATATGAGGAACTGCCAATGGAAGTTGGACCTCTTGCAAGGGTCCTTGTTGCATATGCATCTGGACACAAGGAAGTAAAAGAAGTGGCAGATATGGTTATGAAAAAACTTGGCGTAGGTCCTGAAGCTCTGTTTTCAACTCTTGGAAGAACTGCAGCAAGGGGAATTATAGCTCTGGTAACAGCATACAAGATAAAGGATTTCATAAGTGAGCTTGCAGCCAACATTAAAAATGGCGATTACAAAATTGCAAACACAGAAAAGTGGGATCCAAAAACCTGGCCTGCAGAGGCAAAAGGTATGGGATGGCATGATGCGCCTCGTGGTGCTCTTTCCCATTATATAGTGATTAAAAACAAAAAGATTGAAAATTACCAGATGGTTGTTCCTTCCACATGGAATCTTTCACCAAGAGACCACAAAGGAGTAAGAGGTCCAGTGGAAGAAGCACTTGTTGGAACACCTGTTGCAGACTCAAAACAGCCTCTTGAGCTTTTGAGAACAATCCATTCATTTGACCCTTGCATGGCATGTGGTATGCATATGATTGAGGTCAGGGAGGAATAA
- a CDS encoding HyaD/HybD family hydrogenase maturation endopeptidase produces MDVCVIGVGNILMQDEGVGPKVAEILKKEYQFDPQIEIIDGGTLGLDLLPYIERFNKILLVDVVNFHKEPGFIKVLKGEEIPPYLKTKLSVHHVGVQDLIEVARLMGYMPEELVLVGIQPESIDLGLDLTPTLTVKLNELIEEVIKILQGWGIKCVLQSHQK; encoded by the coding sequence ATGGATGTCTGTGTAATTGGAGTTGGAAATATACTTATGCAGGATGAGGGAGTTGGTCCAAAGGTAGCTGAAATACTAAAAAAAGAATATCAATTTGACCCTCAAATAGAAATAATTGATGGGGGAACACTTGGACTGGATCTGCTTCCTTATATTGAAAGATTCAATAAAATATTGCTTGTTGATGTGGTAAATTTCCATAAAGAGCCTGGTTTTATAAAAGTATTAAAAGGAGAAGAAATTCCGCCATATCTTAAGACAAAACTTTCTGTTCATCATGTAGGAGTTCAGGATTTAATTGAAGTGGCAAGACTGATGGGTTACATGCCTGAAGAATTAGTTTTAGTAGGAATTCAACCAGAAAGCATTGACCTCGGTCTTGACCTTACACCTACTCTGACTGTTAAACTAAATGAACTAATTGAAGAAGTTATAAAAATATTACAAGGCTGGGGGATAAAATGTGTCTTGCAGTCCCATCAAAAATAA
- a CDS encoding HypC/HybG/HupF family hydrogenase formation chaperone yields the protein MCLAVPSKIIEIDGPMATVDVMGLKKQVSLMLLPEEPKIGEYVLVHAGFAINKMEPAEAEEALKIFEKIFKEMEEQEKSWQTES from the coding sequence ATGTGTCTTGCAGTCCCATCAAAAATAATAGAGATTGATGGTCCTATGGCTACTGTTGATGTAATGGGATTAAAAAAACAGGTCAGTTTAATGTTGCTTCCTGAGGAACCAAAAATTGGTGAGTATGTTTTGGTTCATGCAGGCTTTGCAATAAATAAGATGGAACCAGCAGAGGCAGAAGAAGCTCTGAAAATTTTTGAGAAAATATTTAAGGAGATGGAGGAACAGGAAAAAAGTTGGCAGACAGAGTCTTAG
- a CDS encoding sulfurtransferase TusA family protein, producing the protein MADRVLDYSGLKCPYPILKLSAQYPQFKQGEIIEVIGDCPTFEKDIKAWCQKLGKPILNIEKQGNKLKVTIRI; encoded by the coding sequence TTGGCAGACAGAGTCTTAGACTACAGCGGACTAAAATGTCCTTATCCTATATTAAAATTAAGTGCTCAATATCCTCAGTTCAAGCAGGGTGAAATTATTGAAGTAATCGGAGATTGTCCTACCTTTGAAAAAGATATAAAGGCATGGTGCCAAAAACTTGGAAAACCCATACTTAACATAGAAAAACAGGGAAATAAACTTAAGGTGACAATAAGGATTTAG